A region of the Nocardia nova SH22a genome:
ATCCGGATTGGGTTCGGCGGCACCGGGATTCGATCGGGCACATCGTCCATCTGGCGGGCCGCTACGACACCCGGTGCGAGGGCGCCGGTACCCGGCAGGTGGTGGATTTCGCCGGGCGGGTGGAAGCCGGTGCGCTGCACCATATTTCGACCGTCGAGGTGGCGGGTGCGGCGGAGGGCCTGTTCGCCGAGGACATGTTCGACATCGGACAGTCGTTGCCCACCCCCGCGCACCGCGCGGTCTTCGAGGCCGAGCGCGTGGTGCGGGAACGCTGCCCGGTCGGCTGGCGGATCTACCGGCCCTCGATCGTGATCGGCCATTCCCGCACCGGCGACGTCGACCGGATCGCCGGGCCCTATTCGCTGTTCCGGCTGCTGCGCATGGCCGCCCAGCTGCCCCGGTTACTGCCGATTCCGGTCCCCAAACTCGGTGAGACCAATGTGGTGCCGGTCGATTTCGTCGCCCGCGCCCTCGACCACCTGGTCCATCGCCCCACCGGTGACGGCGCGACCTTCCATCTGGTGGATCCGCGCCGCCAGGGCGTGGTGGACGTGCTGAATCTGTTCGCCGAACAGGCCGGTGCGCCCCATCTGCTCGAGGTGATGCCCCGGCAGAGCATGGACGCGCTGCGCC
Encoded here:
- a CDS encoding SDR family oxidoreductase, which codes for MAYLVTGATGSIGRYLVPALLARGGDVHVLVRPGAEAANRFDRFARLWEGGDRLHPVRGDLARPGLGIDPDWVRRHRDSIGHIVHLAGRYDTRCEGAGTRQVVDFAGRVEAGALHHISTVEVAGAAEGLFAEDMFDIGQSLPTPAHRAVFEAERVVRERCPVGWRIYRPSIVIGHSRTGDVDRIAGPYSLFRLLRMAAQLPRLLPIPVPKLGETNVVPVDFVARALDHLVHRPTGDGATFHLVDPRRQGVVDVLNLFAEQAGAPHLLEVMPRQSMDALRRIPVLGRLVGALGVPQDLLDATEFGCWFDCRATAAALAGTDIRVPPLAGYAPVLWKHWIENWI